The genomic DNA TCATGCGGCCGGCGGTGATCACCGCGTTGTGCATGGTCTGCAGCGCCACCGGATAGCAGGCGGCCTGCTCGAAGGTCATGTTGTTGGCGGGGATGCGATGCACGCGGCCGGCATCGGTCACGGCGTACTCGGCATAGCCGCCGGGCGCCGAGCTCATCACCCGGTCACCGGCCTTGATGCCCTTCACCGCGCTGCCGACCGCCTCGACCTCGCCGGCGCATTCCAGGCCCATGCGCGCGCCGACGCCGCCGATCGAGCCGTGCCGGCTGCCGGCGGCGATGCCGAGATCGGCGCGATTGAGGCTGGCGGCGCGCACCCTGATCAGCACCTCGTCCGCCTTGGGCTCGGGCTTGGGCACATCCTGGATCTCGACGCCGTTGTTGCCGACGACAGCTGCCTTCATGGCGAACTCCTCCATCTTTTCTTGTCCTTCTCCCCGCGAAGGCGGGGAGAAGGTGCCCGAAGGGCGGATGAGGGGCTTCCCGGACTCTCGACGACAAGGACCGATATTGTTGCGCGAGGAAGCCCCTCATCCGCCTCGCTGCGCTCGGCACCTTCTCCGCGCCTTCGCGGGGAGAAGGAGACTAGACAATACGGCTTCGCCGGTCCTGCCAGTAGCGATCGCGCAACAGGCGCTTGTAGAGCTTGCCGGTGGCGTGACGCGGCAACTCGGCCTCGAAGTCCACCGTGCGCGGACACTTGATCGGCGAGAGGTGCTGGCGGCAATAGGCGAGCAGTTCCTCGGCAAGAGCCGGGCCGGCCTCGCGCATGTCGCTGGGCTGCACCACCGCCTTCACCTCCTCACCGAAATCCTCGTTGGGCACGCCGAACACCGCGACGTCGACCACCTTGGGATGGTTGATCAGCGTGTTCTCCGCCTCCTGCGGATAGATGTTCACGCCGCCGGAGATGATCATGAAGGCCTTGCGGTCGGTCAGGTGCAGGAAGCCGTCGGCATCGACGTAGCCGACATCGCCCAGCGTGGTCCAACCTTTGGGATGGCGCGATTCCGCCGTCTTCGCGGGATCGTTGTGATAGGCGAACTCGCGGCCTTCGGCGAAGTACACCGTGCCCGACTCGCCGACCGGCAGCTCCTCGCCGTCGTCGCCAACGATCTTGAGCTTGCCGACCACCGCCCTGCCCACCGTGCCCTTGTGCGCCAGCCATTCCTGCGCGCTGGCCATGGTCAGGCCGTTGCCTTCGGTGCCGCCGTAATACTCCCAGATGATCGGTCCCCACCACGCGATCATCTGCTCCTTGACCGGGATCGGGCACGGCGCGGCGGCGTGGATGGCGCAGCGCAGCGAGGACACGTCGTATTTCGCGCGCACCGCGTCGGGCAGCTTCAGCATGCGCACGAACATGGTCGGCACCAGCTGCGTATGCGTGACCGCATGCTTGGGCACCAGCTTGAGGAATTCCTCGGCGTCGAAATGCTCCATGATCACGCAGCTGCCGCCCAGCCGCATGATGGTCATGTTGAAGCGCAGGGGAGCGGCGTGATAGAGCGGCGCCGGCGAGAGATAAACCGTGTCCTCGTCGATGCCGTAGAGCTTGCGGCTGAGGTCGAGCAGCGGATTGACCTCGTCGATCGGCTGCATCAGCTGCGGCGTCTTCACGCCCTTGGGCCGGCCGGTGGTGCCAGAGGAATAGAGCATGTCCTGGCCGGCGACCTCGTCGGCGATCGGCGTTGGCGGGAACCCCGCCACGACATCCTCGAACGACTCATAGCCGTCGATCGCGCCGTCGACCATCAGCCGCGTGCTCACGCCGGGCAGCAGCGTGCGCAGCTCGGCGGCGGTCGCCTCGAGCGCCTTCGAGACGATGATCAGCCGCGCGCCGCAATCGCCGACGATGTAGTCGACCTCGGCGGCGGTCAGCCGCGAGCTGATCGGCGTGTAGACCAGGCCCGAGCGCTGCGCGCCCCAGCAGATCTCGAAGAAGCGCGGGTTGTTCTCCATCAGGATGGCGATGTGGTCGCCCGGCCTCAGCCCGCGTGCCCGGAACATCTGCGCGATGCGGTTCGAGCGCTCGTCGAGCTGGCGGTAGCTCACCGTCTCGCCGCTGCCGGCCATGACATAGGCCGGCTTGTCGGGCGTGCGCCGGGCATGGATGTAGGGATGCAACGGGGTTCTCCGGACTCGGGGCGGCGCCAACCAAAGCACGCCGCGCCACGCCGCCTCAAGTCATGGCGGCGTTGTTGACCCTGCGATGCGGATGGGCTTCATTGCGCCCGCGTCCGGCACGGTGCCCCTGTGGCGGAATTGGTAGACGCGGCAGACTCAAAATCTGTTGCCCGCGAGGGCGTGTTGGTTCGAGTCCGACCAGGGGCACCAATCGGCGGCGACGCCTCGCAGCGCGCCGTCAGGCCGCGTCGAAGATTCCCGGATC from Alphaproteobacteria bacterium includes the following:
- a CDS encoding AMP-binding protein — protein: MHPYIHARRTPDKPAYVMAGSGETVSYRQLDERSNRIAQMFRARGLRPGDHIAILMENNPRFFEICWGAQRSGLVYTPISSRLTAAEVDYIVGDCGARLIIVSKALEATAAELRTLLPGVSTRLMVDGAIDGYESFEDVVAGFPPTPIADEVAGQDMLYSSGTTGRPKGVKTPQLMQPIDEVNPLLDLSRKLYGIDEDTVYLSPAPLYHAAPLRFNMTIMRLGGSCVIMEHFDAEEFLKLVPKHAVTHTQLVPTMFVRMLKLPDAVRAKYDVSSLRCAIHAAAPCPIPVKEQMIAWWGPIIWEYYGGTEGNGLTMASAQEWLAHKGTVGRAVVGKLKIVGDDGEELPVGESGTVYFAEGREFAYHNDPAKTAESRHPKGWTTLGDVGYVDADGFLHLTDRKAFMIISGGVNIYPQEAENTLINHPKVVDVAVFGVPNEDFGEEVKAVVQPSDMREAGPALAEELLAYCRQHLSPIKCPRTVDFEAELPRHATGKLYKRLLRDRYWQDRRSRIV